The region CGCAGTAAAGTTTGTTGTTATTTGAGCAACTGCTGCATCAAAGTGAATGTCCACTTGGTATATTTCCGTTAATTAAGAAAAAATAATAAAGGCACCTAAGCATTTAGCCAAGGTGCCTTATTTGGCAATTACTTACCGTTCCGGCTGAAAACTACAGGCATCTCAGAAACAGGAGTTGTAGTAGTATCTACAGCATCTTCATTGTCTTCGACTGCAGCAGACTTTAGTGCCATTGGGTTAGCTGCCTTCTGAGTAGATTGCTCTTCAGAAATAGCTAAAACAACTCGTTTTGCTATATGCTGCTGCAAAGCTCTTTGCTCTTCGTCTTCTGTAATATTAAAACTTTTAGCTGGAAGTTTACCATCTACAAGTTTTCCGCCGTAGGCTACGTACTCTTTTTTGTAAATCTCATAGCAACCTGCTACTAGCTTCTGCATTGCGACCGTGTTAATAAGTTCTGGGTTAGCAATTCTAAAACCAGGCAATGCTTTGACGGTTGCAGACAAATACTTTTTCGGATCAGTTGGTTTACCTGCCCACATTTCTACCAGCACTGGAGCTAGTAGATGCCCAACATTTTCATGACCTAAATAGTCAGTCACCAGGTCATTTTGAGCTAGCTCTGCATAAAATTTAGACCAGCACTTTGTATCTGGCGGAGTTAAGTTAGTCAAAGCGTCATTAGGGAAACGAGCTGATCCAGCCCGAATGGATACGTGTAGAACAAAAGGACCTTTATAGACTTGGTTACCATCGCTATCTTTAACAGCTTGTACTGGCACCCACTCGACTTTTCTTGTCTTAGTAGTAAGATCCGTTTTGCTGATAGCCAGGTGGCTTACTACTATCAGAATTGAGCTTGAGCCATTACATTTATCTGTTTGTACCGTACCATCCTTAGAGATGTATTGCTGTTGGTGTAGTCCTGCTTTAATACATTCAGCACAACTAAACTTACGACTTCCGTAAGGGTACATCCTTATAATATCGCGGGATGGCGTATTCTCTTTTTGGTAAGCAACCCCGTTGTACAGAGGTTGTGTCAGAGGACCAAGCTCGTTATAGTACACCGTATCTTTATCGGGTACGATCGCAACAGTGTGGCAGACTGTATTACTAGTATTTGAGTCATACAGACTCAACCCATGAAAGATACCTACAGGTACCCCGCGAACAGCTAAAACCTCGTAAGGACACTCTTTAATATCGGTTGTAGGAACAAACCAGGTTAGCAGAGACTCACTGGATGGCTTACACAGACGAAACTTCCATTCTGGGTTGAAAGTTCCACCTTTTGCCAGTTCTTCAGCCAAAGACGCAAGACTGCCAGCCTTTCGCTCTGTTATTTGCAAATCCCCTTCGCTTAGATTATCCAGATTTGCAAAAAGGTCATTAAGGTCTGAAGTTACATTGTCTAATTCAGAAGTTACTTCGCTATTTTGGATTTCTTCGTTACTCATTGGATGTTTTGTGAATAAAAGGAAAAAGAGTTAGAGCGTAATTGCTCCAACATTTCAAAAGCTTTATTTGACGGGGAGAAATTATAAAAGGTTTTACCTTTTGCAGCACGAACTACAAATCCTTTATGCTTACTTGTTTGTAAACAAGTGGTAGCTATGAACACCCAGCGTACAAATAATCTAACTGCATAAACTGGGTCTAAAGGCATTTCTAAAAATAGACTTAGGTATACCCAAAGCTCAGGGCATAACCCCATTTTAGTACCACCTCCTGCAAGAATTTTATAAAATCCAACACCTTCTCCTTCTGCTGCGATCAATCTATACATGTCATAGGAGCTAAGCTCCCACAATTTAAGGGATAAGGGTGTGCCCAGACAATGCAGTAAGTCATTGACTTGAACACCTGGTTCATCGGCTAGGTCATAGTCCAGTGGATTTGAAGACTTTGCAAGGCTTAAAAGGACATTAGGGGATTCAATATCCTTCAAAAGTTGGTTTTTAACCCTTGGGGATAAGTGTGCTAACGCTGATTGAACTAATTCGTTTTGTTTCCATTCGTATTTATTCAAATCAACTTGGATAAAACAACCTCCTGAAAGAGACTTAAAAACTTTTTCTGCTTCCTTAGATAAAGAGCCATCTACTTCTGAAAGCAGTAAGAAAATTCTTGTCTGTTCGTCTGGAACGGATTTTAGTGCACTGAGCTGTTGTAGCTCTTTAATAGAGCTTGGAACAATAACAAAGTCAGCGGGTTCGAACCTCGATGAAACTATTGTTTCTACTAGTTCGTTCAAGCTTGCTTTGTACAAAAACTTGAAGGAGACTTCTCGCAGTAGAAACCAGAAAATATCCACCCTACCTTTAACTAAGTAAACGTTTCCCCTATCAAATATTTCATGCATAAGTAGGTTGAGGGGTGGAGATTCGCTCATATCCAGATTGCTCAAGTGGACTTCTAGTTAATAATGTTTCATCCGTTATAAGATCCAAGCCTATTAATAACTTAAGCGTATCTAACACACGGACTTTTCGAGAAGTACAGACGTGGTGATACAGCAGAGAATGAGCACGTAGTTGGTCAGCAGTTGGTCTTTTGACCATTGCGAGGTCAAGATCGCGCATCATTTGAATAACAAGTTTTTGCTCGTCGAAGTGGTAGATGTTTTGCTGCCAAAATGTATGAAGTCCTTTATAGTCATACTCCTGGATCATTTTCCAGATTCTTAGTCTGGTTGCAGCAGAAACATAATAAAGAGTCTCTGCCACATTTTCTACACTCAAATGACTGTCTACTTCTAAACAATCGTCTAGGGCGCTCAGGGCACCACGGATAGATCCATCTGCATAATGGGCGATGATTTCAA is a window of Leptolyngbyaceae cyanobacterium JSC-12 DNA encoding:
- a CDS encoding hypothetical protein (IMG reference gene:2510094394), which produces MSNEEIQNSEVTSELDNVTSDLNDLFANLDNLSEGDLQITERKAGSLASLAEELAKGGTFNPEWKFRLCKPSSESLLTWFVPTTDIKECPYEVLAVRGVPVGIFHGLSLYDSNTSNTVCHTVAIVPDKDTVYYNELGPLTQPLYNGVAYQKENTPSRDIIRMYPYGSRKFSCAECIKAGLHQQQYISKDGTVQTDKCNGSSSILIVVSHLAISKTDLTTKTRKVEWVPVQAVKDSDGNQVYKGPFVLHVSIRAGSARFPNDALTNLTPPDTKCWSKFYAELAQNDLVTDYLGHENVGHLLAPVLVEMWAGKPTDPKKYLSATVKALPGFRIANPELINTVAMQKLVAGCYEIYKKEYVAYGGKLVDGKLPAKSFNITEDEEQRALQQHIAKRVVLAISEEQSTQKAANPMALKSAAVEDNEDAVDTTTTPVSEMPVVFSRNGK
- a CDS encoding hypothetical protein (IMG reference gene:2510094395), translating into MSESPPLNLLMHEIFDRGNVYLVKGRVDIFWFLLREVSFKFLYKASLNELVETIVSSRFEPADFVIVPSSIKELQQLSALKSVPDEQTRIFLLLSEVDGSLSKEAEKVFKSLSGGCFIQVDLNKYEWKQNELVQSALAHLSPRVKNQLLKDIESPNVLLSLAKSSNPLDYDLADEPGVQVNDLLHCLGTPLSLKLWELSSYDMYRLIAAEGEGVGFYKILAGGGTKMGLCPELWVYLSLFLEMPLDPVYAVRLFVRWVFIATTCLQTSKHKGFVVRAAKGKTFYNFSPSNKAFEMLEQLRSNSFSFYSQNIQ